The Armatimonadota bacterium DNA window TGGTCCATCCTGCTTTGCTGTGGAGTACCGTGTTTGAAGCCAGAATTCCGCCGATGAAATTGATGCTCTGGTCGTCTGCTTTTGGGTTGTCCACCGGAATCTCGCGTTTCAGAAGTCCGAGCATCCAATTGCACTTGTCCTTCCCAACGATCTTGCCGAGAGCGATCTCGCTCATCAGGCGGCAGGTTGCATTGGCGGTCAGAGAGTTTCGGTTCTTGGCTGGTCTTCCAATGGCTTGTGCCTCGCGTCCATAAGGTCCTTCGTTGTACGTGCGATTGAGCACATTGATGCCCTTGTAGCCAAGAGATTCGTACCACCGGTTTGCTTGCATACGTTTAGCGAGCCAGGCGTCGTACTCCTTGCCTTTGAGTTCTGGGCCAGGAAGCGCGCCGGTGCTCAAGTTGACGACGGCTCCGGTCGCGTCATTGTTCGAATCGACAATCATGTCTCGCGCGGCGCGTTGATCTTCTTCGGTCATCTTCACCTTGCCGATTTCGACTTGGTGCGCGAGAAAGGCGAGCCAAAACAGCTTCACCACGCTGGCAGGATAGTAGGCGATTTCGCCGCCGTAGTTTCCACTCTGCCACGTCATGTTGGGGCGATCTAGGATGTTCACGGAAACGGCAAGGTCTGCCGGCGCAAACTTCTCATCAGGGAACTGAGTGATCGTCGCTTGAACCGAATCTTTGCACACTTGATCGATCGAACCGGAATTCATGAGGATGAGATTGCTGAGGGCCACCGCGGTCAGGAGCATTAGGAAAGGATATCCCGTCGCATTCATCTGTGCCCAATTTTGCTGCGAAAAATTTGCAAAATTTGGCCGAGACAAGTTTTGCGACAAAAGTTCGCGTATATTGAAGTCTAGTCCATAAGTCCTAGGAGGACTGCAATACTTATGAAATTTAATGCACGCCGTGGATTCACACTCATTGAGCTGCTAGTTGTCATCGCGATCATCGCAATTCTGGCAGCGATCTTGTTCCCTGTCTTCGCTCAGGCTCGAAAAGCCGCTTGGAAGACCGTCGACATTTCCAACTTCAAGCAAGTTGGCCTTTCCAGCATGATGTACGTCGACGATAACGACGATTCGTACATGATGTCGAACTCGGGACATAACTCCCGGGGATGGGGATTTGGTCCTCCGGACGTGGTCGTCGGTCAGGTCTTGCTCAATTACTCGAAGAGCTACGAAGTTTTCCGATGCCCGGTGGATGGTACGAACAAAGACAACATCATCTTTGCCGACCACGCGCCAAACATCCCGTCAACCGTTGCGGCTCTCACACAAGTCCAAAAGGACTACATTCGCATGGTTCGAAGCAACATGGGTTACAACTACGTGTTCTTCAGCCCATGGCGACAAGGCGTTCGGGTCAACTACAGGAACACCTCTGCGGTGATCAATGGCAGTGAAATCACCAATACCGCCGGAACCATCATGTTCGCCAACGCCATTTGGGATCGCAACGCTCGAAGTGGTGCTCCAATCGGAGGAGGGAACTGGGTCATCGAGGCTCCATGTGGGCAAGACAACTCCGGTGCTTATCTCCGGCCGATTTCGCAATATGCCCCAGGCTCCGGCGATGGCAGTTTGCACCACTATCCTGATGGATGGGCTGATCCAACTCCGACGCTCAATAGCAATTCTTGGCTCGTCTATGGTGGCATGTGGCCATTCCATAACCAAGTCAAGTCGTCGTACAACCAACCTGGATTGATGGATGGCGTCTGCGTCATCTCATTTGCTGATGGTCACGTGAAGCCGATGCAAGTCAAGCAAACCGTTGCGGGTTGCCGGCCATATGGTTCGCTGGGCGGCAAGGTTTTTGACGCGAGCGTTTATCTATGGGACCTCGACTAAGTCTGTTCGCGACGCTGCTACTCGCTCTGCTGACACTGGGTTGCCAAGGCGACTCGATGAAGAAGGAGGAGAGCATGGATAGCGTTTTCAAGGACGCCGACGGGAAGGCTCGACCTGCCCCTGAGAAGGAACTCAGTGAGGGCCGAGCCGGAAGCGGAGTTCGAGGCGACAAATAATCAAAGACAACGCCCATGCAAACGCATGGGCGTTGTTTTCGGTAGACTAAATCATTCATGCCAAAGAAGATCGAAACCGTTGTTTTGCACGACAGTTCGACCCCAAAACTCGGTGATATCGAGAAGGGCGGAAACATCGTGTTGACCACAGTCGAACAGCTGATCAGTCAGGCACGCGCCAATTCGCTTTGGCCGCTCACTTTTGGTCTTGCCTGTTGCGCGATCGAAATGATGTCAACGGCCGCCAGCCGGTTCGATATTTCGCGATTTGGCTCTGAAGCCTTCCGCGCAACGCCTCGACAAGCAGACGTGATGATCATCGCTGGCCGATTGAGCAAGAAAATGGCTCCGGTCTTGCGCCAGATCTATGACCAGATGCCTGAGCCTAAGTGGGTGATCAGCATGGGTGCCTGTGCCAGCAGCGGCGGCGTCTACAACAATTACGCAATCGTCCAAGGAGCAGATCAAGTCGTCCCAGTCGACGTGTATGTCCCGGGTTGCCCGCCATCTCCTGATGCATTGATCTATGCGGTGATGAAGCTGCAAGAGAAGATCAAGCGCAGCAAGAATCCTCAGAAGTTTTCCGATCTCAAGCTGATCGAGATCAGTCCTCGAACCTTGGAGAACGCCTAAACCATGAGCTTTGATGTTTTTCGAGATGTAGCTAAACCGATCCTTTCCGGATTTGGGATTACCGCCCGCCGGCTCAAGAACCCGAAGGTGACGATCAGTTACCCTGACGAACGTCGGGAACAGTATCAAAGAACTCGATGGCGACACTACCTCGTGCGCTACGATTCTGGATTGGAAAAGTGCATAGGTTGCTCGCTCTGTGCGGGAGCTTGCCCAGCGCGCTGCATCTACGTGGAAGCCGCCGAGAACACTGACACCGAGCGCTACTCGCCAGGTGAGCGGTACGCCGTGCGGTATGAGATCAACATGATTCGGTGTATCTTCTGCGGCTATTGCCAAGAAGCGTGTCCGACTGGTGCGATCGTCTTGCGGCAGAATTTCGAGCTCGCAGATTACAAGCGCGAAGACTTCATCTATACAAAAGAGCGTCTGCTGGAGAAATATCCGGGCGAAGCGGACGAGTGCTACAAGCGCGTTCCGACTATTCGGTAACCCTTTTCAGAACAAAATTAACCCTGGTACTGCTCAAGTTACCAGGGTTTTTTTCATTTTCCTGATGCAATTGCTAGTAGAAGTCAGTATTATTACTATGTTCGCTAAGGCTTTGGTACGAAATGTGCTTTCTGTAAAGAACATCGCCGGAAGCCGAGAGGTCATAGAACCATGAAGGGACGCATCCTAGCACTACTTGTCCTATTTTGCGGAGTGAGCAATGCTCACGCCGTGGCTTTCGCGTCGCTCACAAAGATCCGCGATAATATGATCGACCACCCGACGGTGACTGTTGACGACGGATACCTGGAGAGCGAGATCGCTTTTGACGAGGTCCCGGTCTCGGAAGCGTTGGTTCCGATCGGATATCGTGAGCGCGACCTAGAGCAAGCGACCATCGGTTTATCGCTGTAAACACGCGCGCGCCAAGAAAGTTTAGAAGTGCCAGCACGAGTTGCTGGCACTTCTGCTGTTATCTTTGGGTAACTTCTCGTAAATCCAATCATGTTTACGAAATGGCTCTCTCTTCTTTGTCTGCCGATCCTTCTTCTGGGTTGCAACGGCGGCGCTAGCGGCTCTGGCAGTACCGACACTCCAAGTACAGATAAACCCGCCGCTCCAACTTCCACTTTGAAACCGGTCGAAGGGGAGTTTAAGGTCGCGCTGATCACTCCTGGCGAAGTGAGCGATGCCGGATGGAGCGCGATGGCGTACCAAGCGCTCAAGGGAGTGGAAGCGGTAACCGGTGCAAAAGTGAGCAATGAAGTCGCCGGAGGAACCAAGATCAAGGATTCCATGCGATCGTACGCTCAGGAAGGATATCACCTGGTTTTCGGACACGGATTTGAGTACAACGAGCCTGGCGTCGAGCTTGCCAAGGACTTCCCCAACACAGTCTTCGTGAGCAGTTCTGGTGGCAAAACCGCTTCGAACGCAGGTGCGTTTCGGTTCTACCTAGAGCAGGGCTTCTACTTGGCTGGAATCATGGCGGCAGAAATGTCCAAATCGGGCAGAATCGCCACCGTTGGTTTGGTTGGAATCCCGAGCATCGACAGCACTTTCAAGGCTTTTGAAGCGGGTGCAAAATCCGTCAAGCCAGAGATCAAAGTTGTCAACATCGGATTGCAGAACGGCACCGATGTCGCCGCTGCTAAGCAGGCCACCCTCAGCGCGATTGGCGAAGGAGCCGACTTTGTGATTCACCAGGCGAACAATGCCGCAAAGGGCGTCTTTGATGCTTGCGAAGAAAAGGGCGTCTATGCCTTCGGTGCCAACTCGGACCAGAACGATAACAGCTCTGCGGTGATCGCTTCTGCGATCATCAATGCAAAACCCGCGTTCATCGACTTAGCAGAGCGCGTGAAGGCAGGGAAGTACGTTGGTGGCGTCGAGCTATTCGGTCTCGACAAGGGCGCGATTGACTTCATCGTCAACCCAGCGTTGGCTGGCAAAGTTTCGCCCGAAGCAATGGCCGCCGTAGAGAACGCGCGCGCTGAAATCAAAGCAGGCAAGTTGGTCGTTCCAAAGGACGAATTCTAAAATGTCACTCGCGGTCAAAGAGCACTTGCGGCAGACCATCGAACAGATGGCGGCATACTTTGAGAAGGACATTCTCGCCATTCCGGACGAACGATACGCGGTTAGTATCGGCGGCGTCACGCGAACCCCAGCTGACATCGTTTACGAAGTCGCGGTCGTGAACAATCGGCTCGCGACACGACTTTCCGGCGGTGACCCAGGTCCTCCGCCCCAAGATGGGTTTATCACTGCCCCAGAGGATCAACAATCAAAATCGGCGGGCATTGATAGCTTCAAATTGAGCATCAAGAATCTTCTGGACGCGTGTGATGGATTGACCGAAGCGGACATGGACCAGGTCTATCATCTTCCGATGGGAGATATGAAGCCGAAGGACCTCTTGGGACTAGCTTCCGTACACGTTAGTTATCACCTGGGCCAGCTGAACTTCATTCAAGCGTTCTACGGCGATAATGAAGTTCACTGGTAGTGCGCCCTAGCATGTTAATGGTTGCCGAGAAAATCACCAAGTCCTTTGGTCCGACAATGGCCTTGGAAACGGTGAGCGTTGAGTTCAAAAGCGGCGAGATACATGCTGTGATCGGCGAAAACGGAGCTGGGAAGTCCACCCTTATGAACGTTCTCGGCGGGTTCGTCATTCCGGACAGCGGGACACTAGAGATTGATGGAAAGCCCTGTCCCGTCGGTGACGTGAAAGCCATGCGAGCGATGGGGATCGAGATGGTCCACCAACACTTTATGCTTGTCCCGGGGTTCAGCGTCGGAGAGAATTTGGTGCTTTCTTCGCTGTTTCACAACCGATCTCATTTCCAACCCCAAGAGGTGTTGCAACGCGCTCGCGCGAAGGCGGCTGAACTTGGATGGGAATTCGAGATGGATGCGATTACCGAATCGCTCCCGGTCGGAACGCAACAACGATTGGAGATTCTGAAAGCGCTCATCGCAGACGCCCAGATGATCATCCTTGATGAACCAACGGCAGTGCTTTCGGAAGACGAAGTCACGGATCTGTTCTCCGTCCTTCGCTCCTTAAAGGAGGACGGAAAAGCAGTCGTCCTGATCGCCCATAAACTTCGAGAGGTGCTTTCGATCGCCGACCGGGTGACGATTCTGCGCAATGGAAGACTCCAAGGAAGCCATACGATTGACGACTGCGACGAACAGATGCTCGCCAAGGAAATGCTGGGCGAAGATGCAGAATCCACAACTCGGACCTATGAGAAGGAAACAGGCGAATGCCTCGTCCGACTTGTTGATGTGAACTTGCGAGGTGATCGAGGAAACCTTGCCCTCGCAGGGCTATCCCTACAACTCCAAGCTGGCGAGGTGCTCGGAATCGGTGGAGTTGATGGCAACGGTCAACATGAACTCGCAGAGCTTGTTTGTGGACTACGCTCGCCGGAATCAGGCTCTGCGGACGTTCATGGCAAAGTCGCCTATATCCCCCAAGATCGGCGCGCGGAGGGTCTTAGCCTACATCAATCTGTGCAGGAAAACTTAATGATCTTGGACATGTTGCCAGATCGAATCAAGAAGTTTCAGCTGTTGAATCCATCAGAGATTCGAGCTTGGGCACAGGAACAGGTCGAAAAGTTTAATATAAAGGCTGAATCCGTTACAAAACCGGTCTCGGGATTGAGCGGTGGCAATCAGCAGAAAGTTGTGGTGAGCCGTGCGATCACCAAGAATGCTCCAATTCTCGTCGCCATGAATCCAACGCGTGGTGTGGATTTCAACTCAAGCGCGATGATCCGGGACCTGCTACGCCAAGTTGCTAGTGACGGCGTTGGAGTACTGCTCATCAGCAGCGATCAGGACGAACTCAACGAAGTTGCTGATCGAATATTGTATCTATCTCGCGGAAAGCTGTACGAATCAAGGGTTGGCGCGGCTCTATGAAGCGCGCGATCATTCTGGCTGCTGGACTGCTACTGATTTTGGTGCTGACGCTGCTTGCGTTTGGCTTGCCGATTGGCCCATCGCTTCAAATGTTGGCGAAAGGAGCATTTGACGGGGAAGTTGGATGGGGCCGGACACTCGCACGAACGACTCCATTGATCTTCACAGGACTCGGCATGGTAGTGGCATGGCGCGCCGGAATGTACAACATTGGCGGCGAAGGTCAGTACATTTTTGGTGGGATCTTTGGTGCGACCGTCGCAGCGGTAGGACAATCCTTGCCTCCGGCGTTGCTCATGATATTGATCCTGATTTCGACCGTCGTGGGAGGTGCACTTTACTCAAGCCTGGCAATTTGGCTCTACATCTCCCGCGGCGTCCAGATCGTGATCTCCACGATTCTGCTCAATTTCATCGCGATCCAACTGCTCAGTTTCCTCGTGCGTGGCCCGCTGAAGGCGCCGGGCAAATTCCAACTCTCGCAAACGCTACGGCTTGATGACGCTGTCATGCTCACGCGCTTCAGCAACAAGAGTGATCTTCACGTCGGGTTCTTCCTCTCGATCCTCGCTGGACTCGCGTTGTGGCTCTATTTGTTTCGCAGTGAGGGTGGGCTCCAGATTCGAATCGTGGGAGAAAACGCTCGTGCAGCGAAGGCGGCTGGGATGAATGTCGCCAAGATTCAATGGCGCGCGATGGCGATCTCTGGCGGATTGTGCGGACTGGCGGGCGGAGTCGAATATCTGGGAATCTCTGGTGCGATAGACGCCGGGTTTGCCCAACAATGGGGATTCTACGGTATCCCAGTTGCGCTGTTAGCGGGCATCCACCCGGCTGGAGTTTTTGGCTCTGGTTTGTATTTCGGCGCGCTGTTTTCCGGCACACAGTACATGTCTCGTTTTGGATCAGGCGATCAGACGTTGATCTTTGTGATTCAGGGAGTGGCAGTACTCGGGCACGTTCTCCTAAATTACTACGCAAAGCGCAAGGAAGTGGAGCGTGTTTGAGATTCTGCGCTACGGCGCACCGGTTGCCCTTGCGGCATGTGGCGAGACGCTGGGCCAGCGAGCGGGCGTGCTGAACATCGGCCTTGAAGGGACCATGCTATCGAGCGCTTATGCAGGCGCAATCGTCGCAATTCGAACCCAAAATCCGTGGCTCGGGCTGGTCGCAGGAGTAATTGTGGGAGTGGTTTTCGCGCTGCTCAACGCACTGTTTGTCGTCAAACTCGCATCTGATCAAGTGGTGGTCGGCACAGCGATCAACCTCTTTTCTTTGGGACTCACAGGAACGCTCTATCGAGCTGAATTTGGTAAAAGCGGCACGCTGCTTAAAGTGCCGATGATCCCGGCATTGGCTCCTGGAATCGACTTTGTGACGGTCGCCATGATACTGGCGGTCCCGGCACTGACCTTTATTTTGTTCAAGACAAAATGGGGATTGCTCCTTCGATCCGCGGGCGAATATCCCCCCGCAACGGTCAGCAGTGGATTTGATGTGATCAAGATCCGCACGCAGGCGATGCTGGTGGCGGGTGCAATGGCTGGTCTAGCAGGCGCGTATCTATCTGTGGGAGTATCGGGCAGCTTTGCAGAGGGATTCACAAACGGAAAAGGGTTCATTGCGATCGCGTTGGTCACATTTGGTCGCTTCCGGCCGATCTGGGTTTTTGCCGCTTCGATGCTCGTCGGTGCCGCCGAACTTGTACAGTTTTGGCTCCAGGCCAAGTTCGGAACCGCGAACGTCCCAGCGGAATTCTTCATCGCACTGCCGTATGTCGTGGCTCTGCTTGTGTTGGTCATTTTGGGCAAAGGAACGCGGAGTCCAGGCGCGCTCGGAATACCGTTT harbors:
- a CDS encoding serine hydrolase; amino-acid sequence: MNATGYPFLMLLTAVALSNLILMNSGSIDQVCKDSVQATITQFPDEKFAPADLAVSVNILDRPNMTWQSGNYGGEIAYYPASVVKLFWLAFLAHQVEIGKVKMTEEDQRAARDMIVDSNNDATGAVVNLSTGALPGPELKGKEYDAWLAKRMQANRWYESLGYKGINVLNRTYNEGPYGREAQAIGRPAKNRNSLTANATCRLMSEIALGKIVGKDKCNWMLGLLKREIPVDNPKADDQSINFIGGILASNTVLHSKAGWTSDANHDVAYLKMPDGREVVIAVFTIKPNNEKILQALAKNVLSNLGYPVRG
- a CDS encoding prepilin-type N-terminal cleavage/methylation domain-containing protein yields the protein MKFNARRGFTLIELLVVIAIIAILAAILFPVFAQARKAAWKTVDISNFKQVGLSSMMYVDDNDDSYMMSNSGHNSRGWGFGPPDVVVGQVLLNYSKSYEVFRCPVDGTNKDNIIFADHAPNIPSTVAALTQVQKDYIRMVRSNMGYNYVFFSPWRQGVRVNYRNTSAVINGSEITNTAGTIMFANAIWDRNARSGAPIGGGNWVIEAPCGQDNSGAYLRPISQYAPGSGDGSLHHYPDGWADPTPTLNSNSWLVYGGMWPFHNQVKSSYNQPGLMDGVCVISFADGHVKPMQVKQTVAGCRPYGSLGGKVFDASVYLWDLD
- a CDS encoding NADH-quinone oxidoreductase subunit B, which translates into the protein MPKKIETVVLHDSSTPKLGDIEKGGNIVLTTVEQLISQARANSLWPLTFGLACCAIEMMSTAASRFDISRFGSEAFRATPRQADVMIIAGRLSKKMAPVLRQIYDQMPEPKWVISMGACASSGGVYNNYAIVQGADQVVPVDVYVPGCPPSPDALIYAVMKLQEKIKRSKNPQKFSDLKLIEISPRTLENA
- the nuoI gene encoding NADH-quinone oxidoreductase subunit NuoI; the protein is MSFDVFRDVAKPILSGFGITARRLKNPKVTISYPDERREQYQRTRWRHYLVRYDSGLEKCIGCSLCAGACPARCIYVEAAENTDTERYSPGERYAVRYEINMIRCIFCGYCQEACPTGAIVLRQNFELADYKREDFIYTKERLLEKYPGEADECYKRVPTIR
- a CDS encoding BMP family protein, with the protein product MFTKWLSLLCLPILLLGCNGGASGSGSTDTPSTDKPAAPTSTLKPVEGEFKVALITPGEVSDAGWSAMAYQALKGVEAVTGAKVSNEVAGGTKIKDSMRSYAQEGYHLVFGHGFEYNEPGVELAKDFPNTVFVSSSGGKTASNAGAFRFYLEQGFYLAGIMAAEMSKSGRIATVGLVGIPSIDSTFKAFEAGAKSVKPEIKVVNIGLQNGTDVAAAKQATLSAIGEGADFVIHQANNAAKGVFDACEEKGVYAFGANSDQNDNSSAVIASAIINAKPAFIDLAERVKAGKYVGGVELFGLDKGAIDFIVNPALAGKVSPEAMAAVENARAEIKAGKLVVPKDEF
- a CDS encoding DinB family protein — encoded protein: MSLAVKEHLRQTIEQMAAYFEKDILAIPDERYAVSIGGVTRTPADIVYEVAVVNNRLATRLSGGDPGPPPQDGFITAPEDQQSKSAGIDSFKLSIKNLLDACDGLTEADMDQVYHLPMGDMKPKDLLGLASVHVSYHLGQLNFIQAFYGDNEVHW
- a CDS encoding ATP-binding cassette domain-containing protein, yielding MVAEKITKSFGPTMALETVSVEFKSGEIHAVIGENGAGKSTLMNVLGGFVIPDSGTLEIDGKPCPVGDVKAMRAMGIEMVHQHFMLVPGFSVGENLVLSSLFHNRSHFQPQEVLQRARAKAAELGWEFEMDAITESLPVGTQQRLEILKALIADAQMIILDEPTAVLSEDEVTDLFSVLRSLKEDGKAVVLIAHKLREVLSIADRVTILRNGRLQGSHTIDDCDEQMLAKEMLGEDAESTTRTYEKETGECLVRLVDVNLRGDRGNLALAGLSLQLQAGEVLGIGGVDGNGQHELAELVCGLRSPESGSADVHGKVAYIPQDRRAEGLSLHQSVQENLMILDMLPDRIKKFQLLNPSEIRAWAQEQVEKFNIKAESVTKPVSGLSGGNQQKVVVSRAITKNAPILVAMNPTRGVDFNSSAMIRDLLRQVASDGVGVLLISSDQDELNEVADRILYLSRGKLYESRVGAAL
- a CDS encoding ABC transporter permease — its product is MKRAIILAAGLLLILVLTLLAFGLPIGPSLQMLAKGAFDGEVGWGRTLARTTPLIFTGLGMVVAWRAGMYNIGGEGQYIFGGIFGATVAAVGQSLPPALLMILILISTVVGGALYSSLAIWLYISRGVQIVISTILLNFIAIQLLSFLVRGPLKAPGKFQLSQTLRLDDAVMLTRFSNKSDLHVGFFLSILAGLALWLYLFRSEGGLQIRIVGENARAAKAAGMNVAKIQWRAMAISGGLCGLAGGVEYLGISGAIDAGFAQQWGFYGIPVALLAGIHPAGVFGSGLYFGALFSGTQYMSRFGSGDQTLIFVIQGVAVLGHVLLNYYAKRKEVERV
- a CDS encoding ABC transporter permease, whose protein sequence is MFEILRYGAPVALAACGETLGQRAGVLNIGLEGTMLSSAYAGAIVAIRTQNPWLGLVAGVIVGVVFALLNALFVVKLASDQVVVGTAINLFSLGLTGTLYRAEFGKSGTLLKVPMIPALAPGIDFVTVAMILAVPALTFILFKTKWGLLLRSAGEYPPATVSSGFDVIKIRTQAMLVAGAMAGLAGAYLSVGVSGSFAEGFTNGKGFIAIALVTFGRFRPIWVFAASMLVGAAELVQFWLQAKFGTANVPAEFFIALPYVVALLVLVILGKGTRSPGALGIPFRRNS